A region of Patescibacteria group bacterium DNA encodes the following proteins:
- a CDS encoding pyridoxal phosphate-dependent aminotransferase: MKYITLELTPRLTKEYFMSTDFLFDGTRGKPNDVVVERTLLDLPSPREMVEKHGPKVGQYPTADWSDNNGMFALRLAKADRYGIEDWRRWVVTHGGMGAIESILLAVKKMPRKGVILAEEFTYDRFLQAAKIHDLTVIGVRLTDEGMDLDHLDYCLKHNQVAALYQGLIGNPTGILTPFENIIKVSERAVGKFFHALDIAYLEVPADEDELPRYKAFPFDACPGTSFIVSDSKAGGTPALRSGGIILADQKYLDLFTHLNANTFLCTNFLVQAQILEIMENGILDNTLIPCLHKIYPARRKAHNQALDKFMPGHRKMDAGFFNLLQIPGITSPEKFIREVAKHPVKIVDASNCVTPDRRAYYQARNIFLTRLPVGSNTVEGNKLAIKTISEASQESRVFVRDPALAKAS, from the coding sequence GTGAAATACATAACTCTGGAATTAACCCCAAGACTGACAAAGGAGTATTTCATGAGCACGGATTTCTTGTTTGATGGTACGAGGGGAAAACCAAACGACGTTGTCGTAGAAAGAACCCTCCTGGATCTGCCATCACCGAGGGAAATGGTGGAGAAGCACGGACCGAAGGTCGGACAATATCCTACCGCCGACTGGAGCGACAATAACGGCATGTTCGCTTTGCGACTGGCAAAGGCCGATCGTTACGGCATCGAAGACTGGAGGCGATGGGTCGTGACGCACGGAGGGATGGGGGCTATCGAATCCATTCTTCTGGCTGTTAAAAAAATGCCAAGGAAAGGAGTAATCCTGGCTGAAGAATTCACCTACGATCGCTTTCTCCAAGCGGCGAAGATTCATGATCTTACCGTCATCGGCGTAAGGCTTACCGACGAAGGCATGGATTTAGACCACCTGGATTACTGCCTGAAGCACAACCAGGTTGCCGCGCTGTACCAGGGGCTCATTGGAAATCCGACCGGAATCCTGACGCCATTCGAGAATATCATCAAGGTTTCCGAACGCGCCGTAGGCAAATTTTTCCACGCCCTTGATATCGCCTACCTTGAGGTTCCGGCTGATGAAGACGAATTACCGCGCTACAAAGCCTTCCCATTTGACGCCTGCCCGGGCACGTCCTTTATCGTTTCAGATTCAAAGGCGGGCGGGACTCCCGCGTTGAGGTCGGGCGGTATAATCCTGGCCGACCAAAAATATTTGGACCTGTTCACCCACTTAAACGCCAACACCTTCCTCTGTACCAACTTCCTGGTCCAGGCACAAATACTGGAGATTATGGAAAACGGAATCCTGGACAATACTCTCATTCCTTGCCTTCACAAAATATATCCGGCCAGAAGGAAGGCGCATAATCAAGCGCTCGACAAATTTATGCCCGGCCACAGGAAGATGGATGCTGGTTTCTTCAACCTGCTTCAGATTCCGGGTATTACCAGCCCGGAAAAATTCATCCGCGAAGTGGCAAAACACCCAGTAAAAATCGTTGACGCCAGTAACTGCGTCACCCCTGACCGCCGGGCGTATTACCAAGCCAGAAACATTTTTCTAACCCGACTCCCGGTCGGGAGCAACACAGTTGAAGGCAATAAGCTGGCGATTAAAACGATATCAGAAGCCAGCCAAGAATCGCGCGTTTTCGTCAGAGATCCCGCGCTTGCAAAAGCCAGCTAG
- a CDS encoding DUF2207 domain-containing protein: protein MLNKNGSLSIVCAAIFAAFLFFPLISAFAQPPTSAAIISNDLPAESAIRQNVSDWYIKNFDSKIIVNKDSTLDITEDITADCGTVSGKHGIFRILPERIKFSNGGAINTPVELISITDFSGRSLKYSESRNFFDRTVTWKIGDPKREVQSVNNYRIHYLVKNVIRFNKDFDELYWNLNGNFWDLETDHFHANIIFPGEVNENNSTVDYYTGALGSKSKDSAEYKWSVASTLEFNSTKTLYNREGITASIIFPKNIFTTYQAGFLESYGQYAWLIIPLIVFIVCFRLWWKYGKDPKMDKSIIPEYEAPGKLAPMELGMLMTNGRFSNKLITAEIINLATKKLITIKEIDNKILVFHSKDFELTKNSSPDAERILTPAEKAILERIFLDGDTVKLSDLKNDFYTAIKWIKDKALGLLEEKKLLVASSRRYSIGMIVIGAILIPAAFVFAGWSIFLSASLIVSGTIILIFGAIMPKRTLAGAELNWEIKGFRMFMETVDKHRAEFYEKENIFEKFLPYAIVFGITGLWIKKMKDIYGEDFYRTYAPVWFIGNMGSFDADSLNGAISGLSSSIASNTSSPSGSGEAGGAGGGGGGGGGGGW from the coding sequence ATGTTAAATAAAAATGGGTCATTAAGTATTGTCTGCGCGGCGATTTTTGCCGCCTTTTTATTTTTTCCGTTAATATCAGCCTTTGCCCAGCCTCCAACGAGTGCCGCAATAATATCAAATGATCTACCGGCAGAAAGCGCTATACGCCAAAATGTTTCTGACTGGTATATAAAAAATTTCGATTCGAAAATAATCGTTAACAAGGATTCAACTTTGGACATAACCGAAGATATTACGGCTGATTGCGGTACAGTAAGCGGAAAACACGGAATTTTCCGGATTCTGCCCGAGCGGATTAAGTTTAGTAACGGAGGCGCTATCAATACGCCGGTGGAACTCATAAGCATAACCGATTTTTCCGGCCGGAGTTTAAAATACTCGGAATCAAGAAACTTTTTCGACCGCACCGTCACCTGGAAAATCGGCGACCCGAAAAGGGAAGTCCAGAGCGTTAATAACTACCGGATCCATTATTTAGTAAAAAATGTTATCCGTTTTAATAAAGATTTCGACGAACTGTACTGGAATTTAAACGGCAATTTTTGGGATTTGGAAACCGATCATTTCCACGCCAATATTATCTTTCCGGGCGAAGTGAATGAAAATAACAGCACCGTCGACTATTATACCGGGGCGCTCGGAAGCAAGTCCAAAGATTCAGCCGAGTATAAATGGAGCGTGGCGAGCACTTTAGAGTTTAATAGCACAAAAACTCTTTATAACCGGGAGGGTATTACCGCTTCAATAATTTTCCCGAAAAATATTTTTACGACTTACCAGGCCGGATTTTTAGAGAGCTATGGCCAATATGCCTGGCTCATTATTCCGTTAATTGTCTTTATCGTCTGCTTCCGCTTATGGTGGAAATACGGTAAAGACCCAAAAATGGACAAATCCATTATCCCCGAATACGAGGCGCCGGGAAAGCTCGCGCCGATGGAACTCGGGATGCTTATGACCAACGGCCGGTTTAGTAATAAATTAATTACGGCGGAAATAATTAATTTGGCCACGAAAAAATTAATCACCATAAAAGAGATTGATAATAAGATTTTGGTTTTCCATTCCAAGGATTTCGAATTGACGAAAAATTCTTCCCCCGATGCTGAAAGAATATTGACGCCGGCTGAAAAGGCGATTCTTGAAAGGATTTTTTTGGATGGAGATACGGTGAAGCTATCCGACTTAAAGAATGATTTTTACACCGCGATAAAATGGATTAAAGACAAGGCGCTTGGGCTTTTGGAAGAAAAGAAATTGTTAGTCGCTTCCAGCCGGCGCTACAGTATCGGCATGATAGTTATTGGCGCAATTCTTATTCCCGCCGCTTTTGTTTTTGCCGGCTGGTCGATATTTTTAAGCGCGAGCCTTATCGTCTCCGGAACAATCATTTTGATTTTCGGAGCAATAATGCCTAAAAGGACTTTAGCCGGAGCGGAATTAAACTGGGAAATAAAAGGTTTTAGAATGTTCATGGAAACGGTAGACAAGCACCGGGCCGAGTTTTACGAAAAAGAAAATATATTTGAAAAGTTTTTACCCTACGCCATAGTCTTTGGCATTACCGGGCTGTGGATTAAAAAAATGAAAGATATTTACGGCGAGGATTTTTATCGGACTTACGCGCCGGTTTGGTTTATCGGCAATATGGGCTCGTTTGACGCGGACAGTTTGAACGGCGCGATTTCCGGGCTATCGTCTTCAATCGCCTCAAACACTTCTTCGCCTTCTGGTTCCGGAGAAGCGGGAGGGGCTGGCGGTGGCGGAGGAGGCGGCGGTGGCGGAGGATGGTAA